A section of the Corynebacterium tuberculostearicum genome encodes:
- the infC gene encoding translation initiation factor IF-3, with the protein MSAEARINERIRVPEVRLVGPGGEQVGIVRTDDARKLAYEADLDLVEVAPKAKPPVAKIMDYGKFKYEQAQKAREARKNQQQTVVKEQKFRPKIDDHDYETKKGNVVRFLEKGSKVKVTIMFRGREQSRPELGFRLLERLADDVAEVGVVESRPKQDGRNMTMVLGPVRKGKK; encoded by the coding sequence ATCAGCGCTGAAGCTCGCATCAATGAGCGTATCCGAGTACCCGAGGTCCGTTTGGTAGGCCCCGGTGGTGAACAGGTGGGCATCGTCCGTACCGATGATGCTCGCAAGCTTGCATACGAGGCTGACCTTGACTTGGTTGAGGTAGCCCCGAAGGCAAAGCCCCCAGTGGCCAAGATCATGGACTACGGCAAGTTCAAGTACGAGCAGGCTCAGAAGGCTCGCGAAGCCCGTAAGAACCAGCAGCAGACCGTGGTTAAGGAACAGAAGTTCCGCCCGAAGATCGACGATCACGATTATGAGACCAAGAAGGGTAACGTAGTTCGCTTCCTCGAGAAGGGATCCAAGGTCAAGGTGACCATCATGTTCCGTGGTCGTGAGCAATCGCGTCCGGAGCTGGGTTTCCGCCTCTTGGAGCGTTTGGCCGATGACGTCGCTGAAGTTGGCGTTGTTGAGTCCCGCCCCAAGCAGGATGGTCGCAATATGACCATGGTCTTGGGTCCGGTTCGCAAGGGCAAGAAGTAG
- the argC gene encoding N-acetyl-gamma-glutamyl-phosphate reductase, which translates to MTISVAIAGATGYAGSEILRLLLSHPAYLCGRLRIGALTAHSTAGKTVAELIPHLPQLADRVIAETSAENLRGHDIVFLDLPHGNTADIAQQLGQQTTVIDCAADFRLRSKSDWNAFYGGDYAGSWPYGIPELPGNREALRRTNRVAVPGCFPTAVTLGVLPAVVHELVEPDLSVIAITGVSGAGKKASVAQLGAETMGNLKAYKPGGTHRHTSEILQNLQPFAKERLSVSFTPVLAPLPRGILATTTAGLKGGVGKRDVETAFRDFYAQETFCHVLPTGQQPETQNVVGTNMVHIQAHVDERARRLVVTSALDNLCKGTAGAAIQCMNLALGWDETLGLPQAAVAP; encoded by the coding sequence ATGACGATTTCAGTAGCAATAGCAGGCGCCACCGGATACGCAGGAAGCGAGATCCTGCGCCTGCTGCTATCTCACCCGGCCTATCTTTGCGGCCGCCTGCGCATTGGCGCGCTTACGGCACATTCCACCGCTGGGAAGACGGTAGCTGAGCTCATTCCGCACCTGCCTCAGTTGGCGGATCGCGTCATTGCAGAGACTTCCGCTGAGAATCTTCGCGGGCACGACATCGTCTTCTTGGATCTGCCGCACGGAAACACTGCTGACATCGCTCAGCAACTGGGCCAGCAGACCACCGTGATCGATTGTGCAGCCGATTTTCGCCTTCGTAGCAAGTCCGATTGGAATGCCTTCTACGGCGGTGACTATGCCGGAAGCTGGCCCTATGGAATTCCGGAGCTGCCCGGCAATAGGGAAGCGCTGCGCCGCACCAACCGGGTGGCAGTACCGGGATGTTTCCCCACAGCGGTCACCCTTGGAGTTCTGCCGGCCGTGGTGCACGAGCTTGTTGAGCCGGACCTTTCGGTCATCGCTATCACCGGCGTCTCTGGTGCCGGGAAGAAAGCTTCTGTAGCACAACTTGGCGCAGAGACCATGGGAAACCTCAAAGCATATAAACCCGGCGGGACGCACCGACATACCTCAGAGATCCTGCAAAACCTTCAGCCTTTTGCCAAGGAGAGGCTCTCCGTTAGCTTCACGCCGGTTCTCGCGCCCTTGCCCCGCGGGATTTTGGCTACGACTACGGCGGGGCTTAAAGGGGGCGTCGGCAAGCGTGACGTGGAGACAGCATTCCGCGACTTTTATGCCCAAGAGACCTTTTGCCACGTCCTTCCCACCGGGCAGCAACCCGAGACCCAGAACGTCGTGGGCACGAACATGGTCCATATCCAAGCTCACGTGGACGAACGCGCCCGACGGCTCGTTGTCACTTCAGCGCTAGACAACCTGTGCAAGGGAACGGCTGGCGCCGCGATTCAATGCATGAACCTGGCACTTGGCTGGGATGAAACCTTGGGCCTGCCTCAAGCGGCCGTGGCCCCATAA
- a CDS encoding TrmH family RNA methyltransferase: MNLDFDSAFTERTPRIVNAAKLHRAANRKKAKQFLIEGENAVDAAVSTGAAVDVFVTEKAAERFGDIITACGYMGVYVHPITDKAAKHLSDTATTTGLFALCKPVLWSAGKILNGKPSLVSVPVLTSEPGNAGTLIRTSDAMGADGVIFAGETVDPLSCKVARSSAGSLFHVPVARDPNIKDVLGQLRKSGMQIVATAADGEVDLAEADLSQPTAWLFGNEAHGLGELLEEADMRVRIPLRGRAESLNLATAASICLYESAKAQEHS; encoded by the coding sequence ATGAATTTGGATTTTGACTCTGCCTTTACTGAACGCACCCCGCGCATTGTTAACGCAGCCAAGCTGCACCGTGCGGCTAACCGGAAAAAGGCGAAGCAATTCCTGATTGAGGGAGAAAACGCCGTAGATGCAGCGGTGTCTACTGGCGCTGCTGTCGATGTTTTCGTCACTGAAAAGGCCGCAGAACGCTTCGGTGACATTATTACCGCCTGTGGATACATGGGAGTGTACGTACATCCCATCACCGATAAAGCGGCTAAGCATCTATCTGATACCGCAACCACCACGGGGCTTTTCGCGCTATGTAAGCCAGTGCTGTGGTCCGCGGGCAAAATCCTTAACGGCAAACCAAGCTTGGTTTCTGTTCCCGTGCTCACTTCGGAGCCGGGCAATGCAGGCACGTTGATTAGAACTTCCGACGCCATGGGCGCAGATGGAGTAATTTTTGCGGGCGAGACGGTCGACCCACTCAGCTGCAAGGTAGCGCGCTCCTCAGCCGGCTCGCTGTTTCATGTCCCGGTAGCGCGAGACCCCAATATTAAGGACGTCTTGGGGCAGCTGCGTAAGTCGGGCATGCAGATTGTGGCGACAGCCGCTGACGGGGAGGTAGACCTTGCCGAGGCAGATTTGTCTCAGCCGACGGCGTGGCTTTTTGGCAACGAGGCCCACGGGTTGGGCGAGCTACTGGAAGAAGCCGATATGCGGGTGCGTATTCCACTACGTGGGCGAGCGGAGTCACTCAACCTGGCAACAGCCGCCAGCATTTGTCTTTATGAGTCCGCGAAGGCCCAAGAGCACAGCTAA
- the rplT gene encoding 50S ribosomal protein L20, which translates to MARVKRSVNAKKKRRAILKSAKGYRGQRSRLYRKAKEQWLHSMTYAYRDRRARKSEFRKLWIQRINAAARMNDITYNRLIHGLRLAEIEVDRKILAELAVNDFEAFSALCEAAKAALPEDVNAPKAA; encoded by the coding sequence GTGGCACGAGTAAAGCGCTCAGTTAACGCAAAGAAGAAGCGTCGCGCGATTTTGAAGTCCGCTAAGGGCTACCGCGGCCAGCGTTCCCGCCTGTACCGTAAGGCGAAGGAGCAGTGGCTGCACTCCATGACTTACGCTTACCGCGATCGTCGCGCTCGTAAGTCTGAGTTCCGTAAGCTGTGGATCCAGCGCATCAACGCTGCTGCCCGCATGAACGACATCACCTACAACCGCCTCATCCACGGCCTGCGCCTGGCTGAGATCGAGGTTGACCGCAAGATCCTGGCTGAGCTTGCTGTCAATGACTTCGAAGCATTCTCCGCACTGTGCGAGGCTGCTAAGGCTGCTCTGCCTGAGGACGTCAACGCTCCTAAGGCTGCCTAG
- the pheS gene encoding phenylalanine--tRNA ligase subunit alpha, with translation MSDTPQIELTEEALGAAADKAIAAFDAAETLDELAAARREHLGDGGYIPQARQSLGQLPKDQRKSAGKAVNMARGKMEKRFAQVKDVLEQKAREEQLRAETVDVTIPTTRTQTGALHPITALSERIADIFVGMGWEIADGPEVEAEYFNFDALNFKPDHPARTLQDTFHVSGEGSKQVLRTHTSPVQVRTMLERDVPLYIACPGRVFRTDELDATHTPVFHQVEGLAVDKGLTMAHLRGTLEHLAKVLFGPETTTRMRVNYFPFTEPSAEVDVWFPNKKGGAGWIEWGGCGMVNPNVLRAVGVDPEEYTGFAFGMGLERTLQFRNGLTDMRDMVEGDVRFTLPFGVQA, from the coding sequence GTGTCCGATACACCGCAGATCGAATTGACCGAAGAGGCTCTTGGGGCCGCGGCCGATAAGGCTATCGCAGCCTTCGACGCAGCCGAAACGCTCGATGAGCTGGCTGCAGCCCGCCGCGAGCACCTAGGAGATGGCGGCTATATTCCGCAGGCTCGCCAGTCATTGGGGCAGCTGCCTAAGGACCAGCGCAAGAGCGCTGGCAAGGCTGTCAACATGGCCCGCGGCAAGATGGAAAAGCGCTTTGCCCAGGTTAAGGATGTCTTGGAGCAAAAGGCTCGCGAGGAGCAGTTGCGAGCAGAGACCGTTGACGTCACCATTCCCACCACCCGCACCCAGACTGGTGCCCTTCACCCAATTACCGCACTCTCTGAGCGCATTGCGGATATTTTCGTCGGTATGGGCTGGGAAATCGCGGATGGCCCCGAGGTTGAGGCGGAGTACTTCAACTTCGATGCGTTGAACTTTAAGCCGGATCACCCAGCACGTACCCTGCAGGATACGTTCCACGTCTCCGGCGAGGGCTCTAAGCAGGTGCTACGCACGCACACCTCTCCGGTCCAGGTGCGCACCATGCTGGAGCGCGATGTGCCGCTGTATATCGCTTGCCCAGGCCGCGTATTCCGCACCGATGAGCTGGATGCCACCCACACCCCGGTTTTCCACCAGGTAGAAGGTTTGGCCGTGGACAAGGGCCTGACCATGGCCCACCTGCGCGGCACCCTGGAGCACTTGGCCAAGGTGCTGTTCGGTCCGGAGACCACGACGCGCATGCGCGTGAATTACTTCCCGTTCACCGAGCCTTCTGCCGAGGTTGATGTGTGGTTCCCCAATAAGAAGGGTGGCGCTGGCTGGATCGAGTGGGGCGGCTGCGGCATGGTGAACCCCAATGTGCTGCGCGCCGTTGGTGTTGATCCAGAGGAATACACGGGCTTTGCCTTTGGTATGGGCCTCGAGCGCACGCTGCAGTTCCGCAATGGCTTGACCGATATGCGCGACATGGTCGAAGGCGATGTCCGCTTCACCCTGCCGTTTGGCGTGCAGGCTTAA
- the rpmI gene encoding 50S ribosomal protein L35, giving the protein MKQKTHKGTAKRIKVTGSGKLRREQAGRRHLLEGKPSKRTRRLKGTEAVAQPDTKRVKRLLGRA; this is encoded by the coding sequence ATGAAGCAGAAGACCCACAAGGGCACCGCAAAGCGTATCAAGGTGACCGGTTCCGGCAAGCTGCGCCGTGAGCAGGCTGGCCGCCGCCACCTGCTGGAGGGCAAGCCGTCCAAGCGTACCCGTCGTCTGAAGGGCACCGAGGCAGTCGCACAGCCTGACACCAAGCGCGTCAAGCGCCTGCTCGGCCGCGCATAA
- a CDS encoding TM2 domain-containing protein, translating into MTNPNGGYQPENGEYSGQSYDNNQGQQYNPYNQQAGYQPQYNQGYAPQPNMGSYPVQQQYVAQGQQKSWIATLLLCFFLGSFGAHNFYTGRTTFGVAQLVLNILGWATFWFLLGFAFWAILGIWVFIEFIMIIAGAGDYDKDARGVPLAK; encoded by the coding sequence GTGACAAACCCAAATGGTGGCTACCAACCAGAAAACGGCGAGTACTCTGGCCAGTCCTATGACAACAACCAGGGGCAGCAGTACAACCCCTATAACCAGCAGGCCGGTTACCAGCCGCAGTACAACCAGGGCTATGCACCACAACCGAATATGGGTTCCTATCCGGTGCAGCAGCAGTATGTGGCGCAGGGACAGCAAAAGTCTTGGATTGCGACTTTGCTTCTGTGCTTCTTCTTGGGCTCCTTCGGCGCGCATAACTTCTATACCGGTCGCACGACCTTCGGCGTAGCGCAGCTGGTGCTTAATATCTTGGGCTGGGCTACTTTCTGGTTCTTGCTTGGATTCGCATTTTGGGCCATCCTCGGAATCTGGGTCTTCATTGAGTTCATCATGATCATTGCCGGCGCCGGTGATTACGATAAGGACGCCCGCGGCGTGCCACTAGCTAAGTAG
- the pheT gene encoding phenylalanine--tRNA ligase subunit beta, which produces MLISQDWVTRILGAKNPGWNVSAADMDSGFVRVGFETEGYAAVPESTGPLVIGQVVEIEELTQFKKPIRYCQVNVGQANGTGELQGIICGARNFRLNDYVVVALPGSELPGGFKIAARETYDHISNGMLCSGAELGLGAQANGIIVLGDDVADKVGEDARPTIGLHDTDFDVNITPDRGYALSARGLSREIASAFDLDFADIAEDPSVAGIDTSAVPAAQGSLIDVTLNPETKAQRFGLRKVSGIDPQARTPFWLERELMLCGQRSVNLPTDITNYVMLLLGAPMHAFDANVIQGNLVVRNADEGEKFETLDHVKRELSAEDVVICDDNGIQSLAGVMGGTTSEISAETTDVVFESAIWDPITVARTSRRHKLSSESSRRFERGVDPAIVEVALDTACALLQQLAGGTIEEGRTLIGDVAKREPIALRTAKASEYAGVDYSRETVISRLQEVGCTVADEGDMLQVTPATWRTDISMDVDLIEEVLRLEGLEDIPTVLPTPAGGRGLTPAQKRRRAIGHGLAYAGYAEVLPAPFVANDTFDVWGLDKDDARRRTVEVQNPLEADKAILSTTLLPNMLEAIGRNVARGRSDLALYGLQQVAFKRAEASPMPSVEQRPSEQVVSELLDTLPEQPLHVATVATGNIEHEGPWGEGRAYSYADAIESARQVARAAGVDIELEAAHVLPWHPGRCAAVKVAGTDVVLGHAGELHPQVLEALNLPARTCAMELDVTAMPLEEKFPAPVLSSFPALHQDIALVVDEDVPAERVRATVEEGAGELIESVELFDIFRGEQLGEGKKSLAFQLLFRAADRTLTDEEVNEHRTAAAELAKQRLGAEMRA; this is translated from the coding sequence ATGCTTATTTCCCAAGACTGGGTCACCCGCATCCTGGGCGCTAAGAACCCTGGTTGGAACGTTTCCGCTGCCGATATGGACTCCGGATTCGTGCGCGTCGGTTTTGAAACCGAGGGCTATGCCGCCGTCCCAGAAAGCACCGGTCCGCTGGTCATCGGTCAGGTGGTAGAGATCGAGGAACTTACTCAGTTCAAAAAGCCCATCCGCTACTGCCAAGTCAATGTTGGCCAGGCTAATGGCACGGGCGAGCTGCAGGGCATCATTTGTGGCGCCCGCAACTTCCGCCTGAATGACTATGTCGTTGTGGCGCTTCCGGGCTCGGAGCTTCCTGGCGGCTTCAAGATTGCGGCGCGCGAGACTTACGACCACATCTCTAATGGCATGCTGTGCTCCGGCGCTGAGCTCGGTTTGGGCGCGCAGGCCAACGGCATCATCGTCTTGGGCGATGACGTAGCCGATAAGGTGGGCGAGGATGCTCGCCCGACTATTGGGCTGCACGATACCGACTTTGACGTCAACATCACCCCGGATCGCGGCTACGCCCTGTCCGCGCGCGGTTTGAGCCGTGAGATTGCCTCCGCTTTCGACCTAGACTTTGCCGATATTGCCGAGGATCCGTCCGTTGCTGGCATTGACACCTCCGCTGTGCCGGCGGCGCAGGGCTCGCTTATCGACGTCACTCTCAACCCCGAGACCAAGGCGCAGCGTTTCGGCCTCCGCAAGGTCTCCGGCATCGACCCGCAGGCACGCACCCCGTTCTGGCTAGAGCGCGAGCTCATGCTCTGCGGCCAGCGCAGCGTAAACCTGCCCACGGACATTACTAACTATGTGATGTTGCTTTTGGGCGCCCCAATGCATGCCTTTGACGCCAACGTTATCCAAGGAAATCTCGTTGTCCGTAATGCGGACGAAGGCGAGAAGTTTGAGACCCTGGATCACGTAAAGCGTGAGCTTTCTGCAGAAGATGTGGTCATCTGCGATGACAACGGCATCCAGTCGCTGGCCGGTGTCATGGGCGGTACTACCTCCGAAATCTCGGCGGAAACCACTGACGTGGTCTTCGAATCCGCTATCTGGGATCCGATTACCGTGGCGCGCACCTCCCGCCGCCATAAGCTGTCGTCCGAGTCCTCCCGCCGCTTCGAGCGCGGCGTGGACCCTGCGATTGTCGAGGTCGCTCTAGACACCGCATGTGCGCTCTTGCAGCAGCTGGCAGGTGGCACTATTGAGGAAGGCCGGACGCTTATTGGGGACGTCGCCAAGCGCGAGCCCATTGCTCTGCGCACCGCAAAGGCTAGCGAGTATGCCGGCGTAGACTACTCCCGTGAGACCGTTATTTCCCGCCTCCAGGAAGTCGGCTGCACTGTCGCCGATGAGGGTGACATGCTGCAGGTAACGCCTGCAACGTGGCGCACCGATATCTCCATGGACGTTGACCTCATTGAGGAGGTCCTACGTCTCGAGGGCTTGGAGGACATTCCTACCGTCCTGCCTACTCCGGCCGGCGGTCGCGGTCTCACCCCGGCGCAGAAGCGTCGCCGCGCAATTGGTCACGGACTGGCCTATGCCGGTTATGCAGAGGTATTGCCGGCCCCGTTCGTGGCCAACGACACCTTTGATGTGTGGGGCTTGGACAAGGATGATGCTCGCCGCCGCACCGTAGAGGTGCAAAATCCGCTTGAGGCAGATAAAGCCATCTTGTCCACGACTCTGCTTCCGAACATGCTGGAGGCCATCGGCCGCAATGTTGCGCGTGGCCGCAGCGACCTCGCCCTATATGGGCTGCAGCAGGTGGCATTCAAGCGCGCCGAGGCATCGCCCATGCCCTCTGTAGAGCAGCGACCTTCTGAACAGGTTGTTTCCGAACTTCTGGATACTCTTCCTGAGCAGCCGCTGCACGTTGCAACGGTGGCCACCGGCAATATCGAGCATGAGGGCCCGTGGGGCGAAGGACGCGCATATAGCTACGCCGACGCCATCGAGTCTGCCCGCCAGGTCGCTCGCGCCGCCGGTGTGGATATCGAGCTTGAGGCCGCGCACGTTCTTCCCTGGCACCCAGGCCGTTGTGCTGCCGTGAAGGTGGCTGGCACCGATGTGGTCTTGGGTCATGCCGGTGAGCTCCACCCGCAGGTCCTGGAGGCGCTGAACCTGCCGGCGCGCACCTGCGCTATGGAGCTGGACGTTACCGCTATGCCATTGGAAGAGAAGTTCCCTGCGCCGGTACTGTCCTCCTTCCCAGCGTTGCACCAGGACATTGCGCTCGTGGTGGATGAAGACGTCCCAGCAGAGCGCGTGCGCGCCACCGTGGAAGAGGGAGCGGGCGAGCTTATCGAGTCCGTCGAGCTTTTCGACATTTTCCGTGGTGAGCAGTTGGGTGAGGGCAAGAAGTCCTTGGCCTTCCAGCTGCTGTTCCGTGCAGCGGATCGCACGTTGACCGATGAGGAAGTCAACGAGCACCGCACGGCGGCAGCGGAGCTGGCTAAGCAGCGCCTGGGCGCAGAGATGCGCGCATAG
- the uvrA gene encoding excinuclease ABC subunit UvrA, whose translation MADRLVVRGAREHNLKGVDIDIPRDKMVVFTGLSGSGKSSLAFDTIFAEGQRRYVESLSSYARMFLGQMDKPNVEFIDGLSPAVSIDQKSTNHNPRSTVGTITEIYDYLRLLFSRAGTPHCPKCDAVIERQTPQQIVDAVLELEEKLKFQVLAPVVRKRKGEFVDLFQDLSAQGYSRVRVDGETHQLSDPPKLKKQIKHNIEVVVDRLQVKASQKQRLTDSVETALRLADGLVTIEFVDREELTHTYSEKAACPNGHTLTIEEYEPRAFSFNAPFGSCPVCDGLGTKLEVDVDLLIPDPDAPAVDAIQPWHSSPNSRYFVKLVEGLGKAMGFDPKTPVSELTKEQRHALIYGTDEEVQVRYKNRYGRQRNWTAPFEGATGFIHRKLETTDSQSQKDRLLQYTRRVPCSTCKGTRLKPEILAVRLASTTHGEQSIAGLCALSIEDASEFLDSLVLGHREEIIAGAVLKETQARLRFLLDVGLNYLTLDRGASTLSGGEAQRIRLATQIGSGLAGVLYVLDEPSIGLHQRDNQRLIKTLQRLRDIGNTLIVVEHDEDTIRESDWLVDVGPRAGEYGGEVVYQGEPAGIEKVEESLTGQYLSGKKVLAVPDHRREIDNDRTLKVVGARENNLKGINVEIPLGVLACITGVSGSGKSTVVNEILAKTLANKLNRARQVPGRAKRVEGVEHLDKLVQVDQSPIGRTPRSNPATYTGVFDKIRNLFAETQEAKVRGYKAGRFSFNVKGGRCEACQGDGTIKIEMNFLPDVYVPCEVCEGARYNRETLEVHYKGKNIAEVLDMPISEAADFFEPINSIHRYLATLVDVGLGYVRLGQAATTLSGGEAQRVKLASELQKRTNGRTIYILDEPTTGLHFEDIRKLMLVIQGLVDKGNSVLIIEHNLDVIKAADWIVDMGPEGGAGGGTVVAQGTPEDVAQVEGSYTGRYLKDMLK comes from the coding sequence GTGGCTGATCGTTTGGTGGTGCGCGGTGCCCGTGAGCACAACCTCAAGGGCGTGGATATCGATATCCCCCGCGATAAAATGGTTGTTTTTACCGGCCTATCCGGCTCCGGTAAATCTTCGCTGGCCTTTGACACCATCTTCGCTGAAGGCCAGCGCCGCTACGTGGAATCCTTGAGTTCTTATGCCCGCATGTTTTTAGGGCAGATGGACAAGCCGAACGTGGAATTTATTGATGGCCTGTCACCCGCAGTGTCCATTGATCAAAAATCCACCAACCATAATCCACGCTCTACGGTGGGCACGATCACGGAGATCTACGATTACCTGCGCTTGCTCTTTTCCCGTGCTGGCACGCCGCACTGCCCAAAGTGCGATGCGGTAATTGAACGCCAAACGCCGCAGCAGATTGTGGATGCGGTGCTGGAACTAGAAGAAAAGCTGAAGTTCCAGGTGCTTGCACCGGTAGTGCGTAAGCGCAAGGGCGAGTTTGTGGATCTTTTTCAGGATCTTTCGGCTCAGGGTTATTCCCGCGTGCGAGTGGATGGAGAGACCCATCAGCTCAGTGATCCTCCCAAGCTAAAGAAGCAGATTAAGCACAATATTGAGGTAGTCGTTGACCGCCTGCAGGTGAAGGCCTCGCAGAAGCAACGCTTAACGGATTCGGTGGAAACGGCCCTGCGCTTGGCCGATGGTCTGGTCACCATCGAGTTCGTGGATAGGGAAGAGCTCACCCACACGTACTCGGAGAAGGCCGCCTGCCCGAATGGCCACACGTTGACCATTGAAGAGTATGAGCCCCGTGCTTTCTCCTTCAATGCCCCGTTTGGTTCTTGCCCGGTGTGTGATGGTTTGGGTACCAAGCTGGAAGTCGATGTTGACCTGCTTATTCCGGACCCAGATGCTCCGGCGGTTGACGCGATCCAGCCGTGGCACTCTTCTCCCAACTCCCGCTACTTTGTCAAGCTCGTGGAGGGGCTGGGCAAGGCAATGGGCTTTGACCCTAAGACCCCAGTGAGCGAATTGACCAAGGAGCAGCGCCACGCGCTCATCTATGGCACGGATGAGGAAGTGCAGGTTCGGTACAAGAACCGCTACGGGCGCCAGCGCAATTGGACCGCGCCGTTTGAGGGTGCCACCGGTTTCATTCACCGCAAGCTGGAAACGACCGATTCTCAGTCCCAAAAGGACCGCCTGCTGCAGTACACCCGCCGCGTGCCGTGTAGCACCTGTAAGGGCACGCGCCTGAAGCCGGAGATTTTGGCCGTCCGGTTGGCTTCTACTACGCACGGTGAGCAGTCCATTGCGGGGCTGTGTGCGCTTTCGATTGAAGATGCCTCTGAATTCCTGGACTCTTTGGTCCTGGGCCACCGCGAGGAAATCATTGCCGGTGCGGTACTCAAGGAAACCCAGGCTCGGTTGCGCTTCCTTCTGGACGTCGGTCTGAATTACCTGACCCTGGATCGCGGCGCGTCCACGCTTTCGGGCGGCGAGGCGCAGCGCATTCGCCTAGCCACGCAGATTGGTTCCGGTTTGGCCGGCGTTCTGTACGTGCTCGATGAGCCTTCCATTGGGTTGCACCAACGCGATAACCAGCGCCTTATTAAGACCCTGCAGCGTTTGCGCGATATTGGCAATACCCTCATTGTGGTCGAGCATGATGAAGACACCATTCGGGAGTCCGATTGGCTCGTCGATGTGGGCCCGCGTGCCGGTGAATATGGTGGCGAGGTGGTCTACCAGGGCGAACCGGCGGGAATTGAAAAGGTAGAGGAGTCCCTGACTGGCCAGTATCTATCTGGCAAGAAGGTGCTCGCCGTCCCGGATCACCGCCGCGAGATCGACAATGATCGCACCCTGAAAGTCGTGGGGGCACGCGAGAATAACCTCAAGGGCATAAACGTCGAAATCCCGCTGGGAGTGCTGGCGTGTATTACCGGCGTTTCCGGCTCTGGTAAATCCACCGTGGTCAATGAGATTTTGGCTAAGACTTTGGCCAATAAGCTCAACCGTGCCCGCCAGGTCCCCGGCCGGGCCAAGCGCGTCGAGGGTGTGGAGCACCTAGATAAGCTGGTCCAGGTAGACCAGAGCCCGATTGGCCGTACCCCGCGCTCCAACCCAGCGACCTACACTGGCGTCTTTGACAAGATCCGAAACCTTTTTGCCGAAACCCAGGAGGCTAAGGTTCGCGGCTACAAGGCCGGCCGCTTCTCCTTCAACGTCAAGGGTGGACGCTGCGAGGCATGTCAAGGCGATGGCACCATCAAGATCGAGATGAACTTCCTGCCGGACGTGTATGTCCCATGTGAGGTGTGTGAGGGCGCTCGCTATAACCGCGAGACCCTGGAGGTGCACTACAAGGGAAAGAACATCGCTGAGGTTCTTGATATGCCCATTTCTGAGGCAGCGGACTTCTTCGAGCCCATCAACTCGATTCACCGCTACCTTGCCACGCTTGTCGACGTCGGCTTGGGCTATGTTCGCCTCGGCCAAGCCGCTACCACGCTGTCTGGCGGTGAGGCGCAACGCGTTAAGCTCGCCTCGGAGCTGCAAAAGCGCACCAATGGTAGGACTATCTACATCTTGGACGAGCCGACCACTGGTCTGCACTTTGAGGACATCCGCAAGCTGATGTTGGTTATCCAAGGCCTCGTTGACAAGGGCAATTCGGTGCTCATCATTGAGCACAACCTCGATGTCATCAAGGCTGCGGACTGGATAGTGGATATGGGGCCGGAAGGCGGCGCCGGCGGCGGCACCGTAGTCGCGCAGGGCACCCCGGAAGATGTTGCGCAGGTGGAAGGCTCCTATACCGGAAGGTACCTAAAGGACATGTTGAAGTAG